Proteins encoded within one genomic window of Candidatus Paracaedimonas acanthamoebae:
- the apaG gene encoding Co2+/Mg2+ efflux protein ApaG gives MDSLDTKTYSEITHAIRVSATPFFIEEESSPEKSHYLWAYQIRIENLSPHEVHLKRRHWEILDAHGYKQLIEGEGIIGQQPTLKPGDALEYTSSAPLSTPSGVMHGYYVMVNNTGEEMKSQSLPFLLIVLTKQESLIDIRYCKILEILIDLYTQKNLKHKMILF, from the coding sequence ATGGATTCCTTAGACACAAAAACTTATAGTGAAATCACGCATGCTATTCGCGTTTCAGCGACCCCATTTTTTATTGAAGAAGAATCTTCTCCCGAAAAAAGCCACTATCTCTGGGCTTATCAAATCCGTATTGAAAATTTAAGCCCTCATGAAGTTCACCTAAAACGACGTCATTGGGAAATTTTAGATGCTCACGGCTATAAACAATTAATCGAAGGAGAGGGGATTATTGGGCAACAACCAACCCTTAAGCCTGGGGATGCACTCGAATATACAAGCTCTGCCCCCCTCTCCACCCCTTCAGGGGTTATGCATGGGTATTATGTTATGGTAAATAATACAGGCGAAGAAATGAAGTCACAATCCCTGCCTTTTCTCTTGATAGTCCTTACCAAGCAAGAATCATTAATTGATATTAGATATTGTAAGATTTTGGAAATTCTAATTGATCTTTATACTCAAAAAAATCTTAAACATAAGATGATTTTATTTTGA
- a CDS encoding glycosyltransferase family 9 protein: MHQGGTLVILPSSGIGDVVWRLPYIRAIARQEGPITLLTYPRTKAAEWLTYDPSVKNVIYIEQKKLSRTFWNILKGKFSKSWILHKSFSYALLPFLARIPERIGLGFSKQRFVLTTKNLPPASMRRQHVLQHLNTLIELQGLSLTPEDFHPSLSEKALQDIHAEFSSFPRPWICLGIGASEFYKKWPVEHFIELGTRISTHHQGTVFLCGGPAETAEVLEIQKGIHQKGGKAKTVTHLPIDQTFAFFSKIDFYIGNDTGILNIAASFGKPTIGLFGATPSLTYSKSIYPLECPQKDLHGLEAMKAIKPDLVYQVFEQQKPTET; the protein is encoded by the coding sequence CATATATCCGTGCAATTGCACGTCAAGAAGGTCCAATTACACTTCTAACATACCCTCGAACAAAAGCAGCCGAATGGTTAACTTACGATCCTAGCGTTAAAAACGTTATTTATATTGAACAAAAGAAATTGAGTCGTACTTTTTGGAACATTCTGAAAGGAAAGTTTTCCAAATCGTGGATCCTTCATAAAAGTTTTAGCTATGCTTTGCTTCCTTTTTTAGCAAGGATCCCTGAACGTATTGGGCTTGGATTTAGTAAGCAACGTTTCGTGCTCACAACAAAAAATCTTCCTCCAGCTTCCATGAGAAGGCAACACGTTCTTCAACACCTTAATACCTTGATTGAGTTGCAGGGGCTATCCTTGACCCCCGAGGATTTTCATCCTTCACTCTCAGAAAAGGCTCTACAAGACATTCACGCCGAATTTTCTTCTTTTCCACGCCCTTGGATTTGCCTAGGAATTGGAGCGAGCGAATTTTACAAAAAATGGCCTGTTGAACATTTTATTGAGCTAGGAACCCGAATAAGTACTCATCATCAAGGTACTGTTTTTCTCTGCGGAGGCCCTGCTGAAACTGCTGAAGTTCTTGAAATTCAAAAAGGGATCCACCAAAAAGGGGGTAAAGCAAAAACCGTCACTCATCTTCCGATTGACCAAACTTTTGCCTTTTTTTCAAAGATAGATTTTTATATTGGGAACGACACAGGTATTCTTAACATTGCCGCGAGCTTTGGAAAGCCAACTATCGGCCTATTTGGCGCAACGCCCTCTCTTACTTATAGTAAAAGTATCTACCCTCTTGAGTGCCCTCAAAAAGATTTACACGGACTTGAAGCGATGAAAGCGATAAAACCAGATCTTGTTTATCAAGTCTTTGAACAACAAAAACCGACTGAGACCTAA
- a CDS encoding trypsin-like serine protease has product MVLTAAHCVYLKDYGPVHEVKFYPGRAGNISPSIAKHKKIFIPKDWETRQDEEHDIGMIVLEEKQHGENFASLKVLSDEILDNLNVRISGYPGERRDEHNLPYMYTMSGPVKTFKEHKFYYHVDTSGGQSGSGVLIEEDFRRTINTCIGIHVTGCQEEGNGAIRINKEKYEMIQQWIKRKL; this is encoded by the coding sequence TTGGTTCTTACAGCGGCTCATTGTGTTTATCTAAAGGACTATGGCCCTGTTCATGAAGTAAAATTTTATCCTGGAAGAGCTGGAAATATATCGCCTTCAATTGCGAAACATAAAAAAATCTTCATTCCTAAAGACTGGGAAACTAGGCAAGATGAAGAACATGACATTGGCATGATAGTTTTGGAAGAGAAGCAACACGGAGAAAATTTCGCTAGCTTGAAGGTCTTATCAGATGAAATTCTTGATAATTTAAATGTGCGCATCTCTGGCTATCCTGGAGAGCGTCGAGATGAACATAATTTACCCTATATGTATACAATGAGTGGCCCCGTCAAAACTTTTAAAGAGCATAAATTTTATTATCATGTAGATACTTCTGGAGGACAGAGCGGTTCAGGTGTTTTAATAGAAGAAGACTTTAGGAGAACAATTAATACTTGTATCGGAATACATGTAACAGGGTGCCAAGAAGAAGGAAATGGGGCTATCAGAATTAACAAAGAAAAGTATGAAATGATTCAACAATGGATAAAGCGTAAACTATAA
- the fumC gene encoding class II fumarate hydratase translates to MSSQTRTETDSFGPIDVENSRYWGAQTQRSLQNFKIGIERMPLPIIRAFGLQKRAAAVVNTHLGKLGKKISDALIKAATEVMEGHWDDHFPLVVWQTGSGTQTNMNANEVIANRAIELLGGIIGSKAPVHPNDHVNCSQSSNDSFPTVMHIAAALETHQKLLPALTKLYKALQDKSHQFKDIIKIGRTHLQDATPLTLGQEFSGYTAQIHKSIKRIELALSNLYELAQGGTAVGTGLNCPPLFAEKFAEEVASLTNLPFISASNKFEALASHEALVDMSGALNTLAVALMKIANDIRFLASGPRCGFGELSLPENEPGSSIMPGKVNPTQCEALTMVCAQVMGNHTTITIAGAHGHFELNVFKPVIIYNVLQSIQLLSESCHSFVDHCVDGIQANEDRIHKLLHDSLMLVTALNPHIGYDKAAQIAKKAHHEGTTLKEAALHLGYLTAEQFDAWVQPATMIGSTPS, encoded by the coding sequence ATGAGCTCACAAACCCGGACTGAAACAGATTCCTTTGGCCCCATTGATGTCGAAAATTCCCGCTATTGGGGCGCGCAAACTCAACGATCCCTTCAAAATTTTAAGATTGGGATTGAGCGCATGCCCTTGCCCATTATTCGGGCTTTTGGACTGCAAAAAAGAGCAGCAGCGGTGGTGAACACACATCTTGGGAAGCTCGGGAAAAAGATTTCAGATGCCCTCATTAAAGCGGCGACTGAAGTGATGGAAGGTCACTGGGATGATCATTTTCCCCTTGTGGTCTGGCAAACGGGTTCAGGAACGCAAACCAATATGAATGCCAATGAAGTAATTGCAAATCGCGCTATTGAACTTTTGGGAGGCATTATCGGCAGTAAAGCGCCCGTTCATCCCAATGATCACGTGAACTGCAGTCAATCTTCCAATGATAGCTTTCCCACTGTCATGCATATTGCCGCCGCGTTGGAGACTCATCAAAAACTGTTGCCTGCCCTTACTAAACTTTATAAAGCGCTTCAAGACAAATCACATCAATTTAAAGACATCATTAAGATTGGTCGCACGCATCTGCAAGACGCTACCCCCCTCACCCTCGGCCAAGAGTTTTCGGGGTATACAGCCCAAATTCATAAAAGCATCAAAAGGATTGAGCTTGCCCTTTCCAATCTATATGAGCTCGCTCAAGGAGGCACAGCTGTTGGAACAGGCCTCAATTGTCCCCCTTTATTTGCAGAAAAGTTCGCTGAAGAAGTTGCAAGCCTCACGAATCTTCCTTTTATATCAGCTTCCAACAAATTTGAAGCATTAGCCAGTCATGAAGCTCTCGTTGACATGTCAGGGGCTTTAAATACTCTGGCTGTGGCCCTGATGAAAATTGCCAATGACATTCGCTTCTTAGCCTCGGGCCCTCGATGCGGCTTTGGGGAGTTAAGCCTTCCTGAAAATGAACCTGGCTCCTCCATCATGCCCGGAAAGGTCAATCCGACTCAATGTGAGGCTCTCACAATGGTTTGTGCTCAAGTAATGGGGAATCACACAACAATCACAATTGCTGGCGCTCATGGTCATTTTGAATTGAATGTGTTTAAGCCTGTCATCATTTATAACGTGTTACAATCGATTCAATTGCTTAGTGAGTCATGTCATAGTTTTGTCGATCATTGTGTGGATGGCATTCAAGCAAATGAAGATCGTATTCATAAACTCTTGCACGACTCCTTAATGCTGGTGACGGCTCTGAACCCTCATATTGGGTATGATAAGGCGGCTCAGATTGCCAAAAAAGCCCATCATGAAGGAACAACTCTCAAAGAGGCTGCCCTTCACCTTGGCTACCTCACCGCAGAACAGTTTGACGCTTGGGTCCAACCTGCGACGATGATTGGCTCTACACCTTCATAA
- a CDS encoding DNA-packaging protein, with protein sequence MILAGRGFGKTRTGAETIRQWALTHQARRIALIGDTQEDVRDIMIEGESGLLAIHPPEDRPHYEPSKRRLTWKNGAIAMIYSAENYEQLRGPQFDCAWIDEFAKFREMAKVWQQIHFSLRLGPHPRMIITTTPRPLPLLQELVTHAGKEVALTRGTTFENQDNLSPVFINTMQQSFSGTRLGAQELLGEMIDTHEGALWTPALLDQYRTKVLPEFKRIVIGIDPAVTHHSHSDETGLVVVGLGHDHHAYVLEDLSGQYPATTWGKIACEAYHHWNADRIIAEVNKGGDLVETLLRSIDPTISYQGVHASRGKYTRAEPIAAFYEQGKVHHACQGLKRLEDQMCKFLPGMTDSPDRVDALVWALTALMLEAKNSLPYKMWRS encoded by the coding sequence TTGATTCTTGCGGGACGTGGATTTGGAAAAACGCGTACTGGCGCAGAAACGATCCGCCAGTGGGCTCTCACTCATCAAGCGCGACGGATTGCCTTGATCGGAGACACCCAAGAAGATGTCCGTGATATTATGATTGAAGGAGAAAGCGGACTTTTAGCCATTCACCCCCCTGAGGACCGTCCTCACTATGAACCCTCAAAACGTCGTCTCACCTGGAAAAATGGGGCGATCGCCATGATTTATAGCGCAGAAAATTACGAACAGCTGCGAGGTCCGCAATTTGATTGTGCTTGGATTGATGAGTTTGCAAAATTCCGCGAAATGGCAAAAGTATGGCAGCAAATCCATTTTTCTCTTCGATTGGGCCCCCATCCACGCATGATTATTACGACAACGCCTCGCCCCCTGCCTTTGCTTCAGGAACTGGTGACTCATGCCGGAAAAGAGGTGGCCTTAACACGCGGTACCACCTTTGAAAATCAAGATAATCTTTCACCCGTCTTTATCAATACAATGCAACAGAGCTTTTCAGGCACACGTTTAGGGGCCCAAGAACTCCTAGGCGAGATGATTGATACGCACGAAGGGGCGTTATGGACACCTGCCCTTCTAGATCAATATCGGACAAAGGTATTACCGGAATTTAAGAGAATTGTGATCGGCATTGATCCCGCCGTGACGCATCACTCTCACAGTGATGAAACAGGGCTTGTTGTCGTGGGGTTAGGCCATGATCATCACGCCTATGTTCTTGAGGATCTGAGTGGTCAATATCCTGCAACCACGTGGGGTAAAATTGCATGTGAAGCCTATCATCATTGGAATGCCGATCGCATTATTGCCGAAGTCAACAAAGGTGGAGACCTCGTTGAAACTTTATTACGCTCTATTGATCCAACAATCAGCTATCAAGGTGTCCACGCCAGTCGGGGGAAATATACGCGGGCGGAACCGATTGCGGCTTTCTATGAACAAGGAAAAGTTCACCATGCTTGCCAAGGTTTGAAGCGACTAGAAGATCAGATGTGCAAATTTCTTCCCGGCATGACAGACTCCCCCGATCGCGTAGATGCCCTTGTGTGGGCCTTAACCGCCCTCATGCTGGAGGCGAAAAATTCCCTCCCTTATAAGATGTGGAGAAGCTAG
- a CDS encoding lipoprotein-releasing ABC transporter permease subunit, whose product MGNTFVLKVALRYLKPSRKEGFLSVIAGFSFLGIMLGVATLIIVMSVMNGFREDLFNRILGFNGHIGAASVYREGLKDFDPLVTELKKIPEISTVTPMIEYQVMITNKGVAAGALVHGLRLKDLLDRKLVADHITHGTLDHFEQENAIVIGKRLAEKYHVFPGDSLSLVAPEGTSTAFGTVPRIRRFQVIAIFDVGMKEYDSGVVFIPLESAQNFFRLPEAVNGIEVFLHHPDQATYISRLLTQNLGPSVRVIDWQRANSSFTTALQVERNVMFTILTLIILVAAFNIISSLIMLVKDKTHDIAILRTIGASQSMIMRIFFLAGSLIGVIGTATGSLLGLLITSNIESIRQWLEKLSGTQLFSAEVYFLTKLPSKVDPYEVATVVAVALLLVFLASLYPSWRAARLDPVEALRYE is encoded by the coding sequence ATGGGAAATACCTTTGTTCTGAAAGTTGCTCTTCGCTATTTAAAACCGAGTCGAAAAGAAGGCTTTCTTTCCGTCATCGCCGGTTTTTCTTTTTTGGGGATTATGTTAGGCGTGGCAACATTGATTATTGTGATGTCTGTGATGAATGGGTTTCGAGAAGACCTTTTCAATCGAATCTTAGGATTTAATGGACATATTGGGGCGGCCTCTGTTTATCGTGAAGGCCTCAAAGATTTTGATCCTCTCGTGACTGAACTTAAGAAAATTCCGGAAATTTCGACAGTGACCCCCATGATTGAATATCAAGTCATGATTACCAATAAAGGAGTTGCTGCAGGCGCCCTCGTCCATGGGTTGCGTCTTAAGGATCTTCTCGATCGTAAGCTCGTCGCAGATCATATCACTCACGGAACCCTTGATCATTTTGAACAAGAAAATGCCATTGTGATCGGCAAGAGACTTGCCGAGAAATACCATGTCTTTCCGGGAGATAGCCTTTCTCTGGTTGCGCCCGAGGGAACAAGCACAGCGTTTGGCACCGTCCCCCGGATTCGCCGCTTTCAAGTCATTGCCATCTTTGATGTCGGCATGAAAGAGTATGATAGCGGGGTCGTCTTTATTCCTCTTGAATCAGCTCAGAATTTCTTTCGCCTTCCAGAAGCGGTCAACGGTATTGAAGTGTTTCTTCACCACCCCGATCAAGCCACCTACATAAGCCGACTTTTAACCCAGAATTTAGGCCCGAGCGTTCGTGTGATTGATTGGCAACGAGCAAACTCAAGTTTTACCACGGCCCTTCAAGTTGAACGGAACGTTATGTTTACGATCCTCACCCTTATTATCCTTGTTGCGGCTTTTAATATTATCTCCAGCCTGATTATGCTTGTAAAAGATAAAACTCATGATATTGCGATCTTACGCACAATAGGTGCAAGTCAAAGTATGATCATGCGCATTTTCTTTTTGGCAGGCTCGTTAATTGGTGTTATTGGAACCGCCACCGGAAGCCTCCTTGGCCTCCTGATTACCTCAAATATTGAATCCATTCGGCAATGGCTTGAAAAACTTTCGGGCACGCAACTCTTTAGTGCAGAAGTGTACTTCCTAACGAAGCTTCCGTCTAAAGTTGATCCTTATGAAGTGGCCACTGTGGTGGCTGTCGCTTTACTCCTTGTTTTTCTTGCTTCTTTATATCCTTCTTGGCGAGCCGCACGCCTCGATCCTGTGGAGGCTCTTCGTTATGAGTAA
- a CDS encoding nucleoside deaminase: MNDQDAHFFEIAFQEAQQAALEDDVPVGAVIVLDGKIMARAGNRVERNHDPTAHAEILVIREVAALLKTPRLVGCDLYVTLEPCAMCAQAMAHARIRCLYYGAYDAKGGGVEHGSQVFSQKTCHHRPTVIGGLREQECGQLLKTFFQARR, encoded by the coding sequence ATGAATGACCAAGACGCTCATTTTTTTGAAATCGCTTTTCAAGAAGCCCAACAAGCGGCTTTAGAAGACGATGTGCCTGTGGGCGCTGTGATTGTGTTAGACGGAAAAATTATGGCGCGAGCAGGTAATCGCGTGGAGCGTAACCACGATCCCACAGCTCATGCTGAAATATTGGTGATTCGTGAGGTTGCAGCGCTTCTTAAAACGCCACGATTAGTCGGGTGCGATCTTTATGTGACCCTTGAGCCTTGTGCGATGTGTGCGCAAGCAATGGCCCATGCGCGTATCCGATGCCTTTATTATGGGGCTTATGACGCTAAAGGAGGAGGTGTGGAGCATGGCTCTCAAGTCTTTAGCCAAAAGACATGCCACCATCGTCCCACAGTGATTGGCGGCTTGCGTGAGCAAGAATGTGGTCAACTTCTAAAAACTTTTTTTCAAGCGCGGCGTTAG
- a CDS encoding leucine-rich repeat domain-containing protein, which translates to MKFHYLLLIILVNLLSFFSTSLYASLNDENEKASPSTTILFPLKNLPNDILEHILPFLEGDSLMRLQLTGDSNIKNRLSTRTKSFSLPWRNEIIKPNSISSIARLYPSLTEFIVLMRGRSQGNTFFAGVLPESILSLTSLRKLNVSNCGLTALPGMSSLRSLEELYLSENNFTEGKLPESVSSLTSLRILEVCYGELTTFPDISSLRSLEELYLSENNFTEGTLPENVSSLTSLRILEVGFCNLTTLPDLSSLLLEVLDLAGNKFTGEKLPESILSFH; encoded by the coding sequence TTGAAATTTCATTATTTACTTCTCATCATACTAGTTAATCTGCTGAGCTTTTTTTCTACCTCACTTTATGCCTCTTTAAATGATGAAAATGAAAAAGCTTCTCCCTCAACGACCATTCTTTTCCCTCTTAAAAACTTACCCAATGATATCTTAGAGCATATCTTACCTTTTTTAGAGGGTGATTCTCTTATGCGTCTACAATTGACGGGTGATTCTAACATTAAAAATCGGCTTTCTACACGCACTAAAAGTTTTTCTCTTCCATGGAGAAATGAAATAATAAAGCCAAACTCGATTAGTTCAATTGCTCGTCTATACCCAAGTCTTACAGAGTTTATCGTTCTAATGCGCGGAAGAAGCCAAGGGAATACCTTCTTTGCAGGAGTGCTGCCTGAGAGCATCCTCTCGTTAACATCCCTAAGAAAATTAAATGTAAGTAATTGCGGTTTAACAGCCTTACCAGGTATGTCTTCTCTTCGTTCTCTTGAAGAGCTTTATTTATCAGAGAACAATTTCACGGAAGGGAAGCTGCCCGAGAGTGTCTCCTCATTAACATCACTAAGAATATTAGAAGTATGTTATGGCGAGTTAACGACCTTTCCAGATATATCTTCTCTTCGTTCTCTTGAAGAGCTTTATTTATCAGAGAACAATTTCACGGAAGGGACGCTGCCTGAGAATGTCTCCTCATTAACATCACTAAGAATATTAGAAGTAGGTTTTTGTAATTTAACAACCTTACCAGATCTGTCTTCCCTTCTTCTTGAAGTGCTTGATTTAGCAGGGAATAAATTCACTGGAGAGAAGTTGCCTGAGAGTATCCTCTCGTTTCATTAA
- a CDS encoding ABC transporter ATP-binding protein, translating to MSKSTLELRHLQRTFIQGDQKISVLNDANLHLKAGEIVALVGPSGSGKSTLLQLAGLLEFPSEGEVYIAGNACGKMNDRERTTLRLNMIGYVYQFHHLLPEFSALENIMLPQLIAGRPPKEAAAHATRLLQSFNLENRATHRPSRLSGGEQQRVAILRAVANQPKLLLADEPTGNLDEATAEIVFNELVGLVRKHQMAALIATHNPELAKRMDRTIQLHNGCLMTV from the coding sequence ATGAGTAAATCAACGCTTGAGCTTCGACATCTTCAACGCACGTTCATTCAAGGGGATCAAAAAATTAGCGTTCTTAACGATGCGAACCTTCATCTTAAGGCCGGTGAGATTGTGGCCCTTGTGGGCCCATCGGGTTCTGGAAAATCAACCTTGCTTCAATTAGCGGGCCTCCTTGAATTTCCGTCGGAAGGTGAGGTCTATATCGCAGGAAACGCCTGTGGAAAAATGAATGATCGCGAAAGAACGACTTTACGCCTCAATATGATTGGATATGTCTATCAATTTCATCATCTTTTGCCAGAATTTAGTGCCCTCGAAAATATCATGCTTCCTCAACTCATTGCAGGACGCCCTCCTAAGGAAGCAGCGGCCCATGCAACTCGCCTCCTTCAAAGTTTTAATCTTGAAAATCGAGCCACTCATCGTCCTTCTCGTCTTTCAGGTGGCGAACAACAACGCGTCGCTATTTTACGCGCTGTGGCAAATCAGCCAAAACTTCTACTAGCTGACGAGCCAACTGGAAATTTAGATGAAGCAACAGCAGAAATTGTCTTTAATGAGCTCGTGGGCCTTGTTCGCAAACATCAAATGGCTGCCCTGATTGCAACGCATAATCCCGAACTTGCCAAAAGGATGGATCGCACGATTCAACTTCATAATGGATGTTTAATGACGGTATAG
- a CDS encoding proline--tRNA ligase — protein MLLSQYFMPTLKETPSEAQIVSHRLMLRAGMIYQASAGIYAWLPMATRVLENIQRIVREEQDRAGAQEVILPTIQSADLWRQSGRYDAYGQEMLRFKDRHDREILYTPTAEEAITDIAAHHIKSYRDLPKMLYQIQWKFRDEIRPRFGVMRGREFLMKDCYSFDIDYEGALRSYQRMLESYIRSFIRMGLTAIPVKADPGAIGGNLSQEFHVLASTGESLIYYDQKLDTLLQDPKNINVEELMAIYAAEETLHNPQECTVPEAHLKQARGIEVGHIFYFGTKYSEAFNMKVSGPTGEMIVPHMGSYGIGISRLVAAIIEANHDEAGIIWPEGVAPYKVGLISIRTDDEATTKTCQHLYETLQNKGISVLYDDREERPGAKFATMDLMGAPWQLRVGPKGLEKGLIELKNRRTNETQELSIESALSYLTQHLSHS, from the coding sequence ATGCTGCTTTCTCAATACTTTATGCCCACCCTGAAAGAAACACCTTCTGAGGCTCAAATAGTCTCACACCGTCTTATGCTTCGCGCGGGGATGATTTATCAAGCAAGCGCAGGTATTTATGCTTGGCTACCGATGGCGACACGCGTCCTAGAAAATATTCAACGCATCGTCCGTGAAGAACAAGATCGTGCAGGGGCACAAGAAGTAATCCTCCCCACCATTCAATCGGCAGATCTCTGGCGTCAATCTGGCCGCTATGATGCATACGGACAAGAGATGCTTCGCTTTAAAGATCGACATGACCGTGAAATTCTTTATACGCCGACAGCCGAAGAAGCCATTACAGATATTGCTGCCCATCACATTAAAAGTTATCGGGATCTTCCGAAAATGCTTTATCAAATTCAGTGGAAGTTCCGCGATGAAATTCGCCCTCGTTTTGGCGTGATGCGTGGTCGTGAATTCTTGATGAAAGATTGTTATTCATTTGATATTGACTATGAAGGAGCGCTTCGCTCTTATCAACGTATGCTTGAATCATATATACGATCCTTTATTCGGATGGGCCTCACAGCTATTCCCGTTAAAGCAGATCCGGGAGCTATTGGTGGAAATCTCTCTCAAGAATTCCATGTCTTGGCCTCCACAGGGGAAAGCCTTATTTATTATGATCAAAAGCTTGATACGCTCCTTCAAGATCCTAAGAACATCAATGTGGAAGAGTTGATGGCCATCTATGCGGCCGAAGAAACGCTTCACAATCCCCAAGAATGCACAGTCCCTGAAGCCCATCTTAAACAAGCCCGCGGCATTGAAGTCGGACATATCTTTTATTTTGGCACGAAATACTCTGAAGCGTTTAACATGAAAGTGAGTGGCCCTACAGGAGAGATGATTGTTCCTCATATGGGCAGCTACGGCATTGGTATTTCTCGCCTTGTTGCCGCAATTATTGAAGCAAATCATGACGAAGCTGGCATTATATGGCCTGAAGGCGTCGCACCCTATAAAGTTGGCCTTATTAGCATTCGTACAGATGATGAAGCGACAACAAAAACGTGCCAACATCTTTACGAAACATTGCAAAATAAAGGGATTAGTGTTCTGTATGACGATCGTGAAGAACGCCCCGGCGCAAAATTTGCAACGATGGATTTAATGGGCGCTCCTTGGCAATTACGCGTAGGACCTAAAGGCCTTGAAAAAGGGCTCATTGAACTTAAGAATCGCCGGACGAATGAAACTCAAGAACTTTCAATTGAGTCTGCCCTTTCCTATCTCACGCAACACTTGAGTCATTCATAA